From the Hyphomicrobiaceae bacterium genome, the window CGACTACACTTACGATGCCAAGTACGGCATCCGCGACTATCGCGGGGGCGGCCGCTCCTCGGCGCGCGAGACCGCTTCCCGCGTGGCGGCAGGCGCGCTGGCACGCAAGGTCGTGCCCGGCGTCACCGTGCGCGGCGCCCTCGTTCAGATCGGGCCTCACGCCGTAGATCGCGCCAACTGGAATTGGGACGAAGTCGGCAACAATCCCTTCTTCTGTCCCGACGCGAAAGCTGCTGCAACTTGGGAGGCCTACCTCGACAAGGTTCGCAAGGATGGCTCATCCGTCGGCGCGGTGATCGAGGTCGTGGCCGAAGGCGTGCCGGCTGGTTGGGGCGCCCCGCTCTACGGCAAGCTCGATCAGGACCTCGCATCCGCGATGATGTCGATTAACGCGGTCAAGGCCGTGGAAATCGGCGCTGGCATGGCGGCGGCAGCACTGACGGGTGAAGAGAATGCCGACGAAATGCGAATGGGCAACGACGGGAAACCGCACTTCCTTTCCAACAACGCTGGGGGAATCCTAGGCGGGATCTCGACAGGGCAACCCGTCATGTGCCGGTTCGCGGTCAAACCCACCTCATCCATTCTCACGCCGCGGAAGACCGTCGACCGCAACGGCAAAGATACAGATGTCGTCACCAAAGGGCGGCATGACCCGTGTGTCGGCATCCGAGCGGTGCCCGTCGGTGAAGCGATGATGGCAATCGTGCTCGCCGATCATTTCTTGCGCCATCGAGGGCAGTGCGGGAGCTGAGAAAACCGTTCTTCGTCCTCAGTGACACAGCTCGAGATCCGCGAACGCAAATCCCTCGCGCTCGACGGTTTCTCCCGTTTTGACCGACACGGCTTTCGAGAACATCGGCCCTGCCGTGACGCAGGAGTGGAATTCCCCATTCTCTCCACATGGATCAATGCCCACCGGAAGATCCGCAAGGAACGAGGCATCGAACCGGCGACCGGCAAAAGAGGCGTCCAGCTTTTTCTGATCGACCACGGAGATCCATGTCTCCAATCCTCCCGCGATCATTTCATCTGCAAGCGCGCGCGTATCGCGCAGCCACAGCGGAAAGAGCGGCTTCAACCCTGTACCCGACAGCTTGTCCTCGCGATACTTGCGGATGTCCTCCAGATAGAGATCGCCAAACGCCATCGCCTCCACGCCTGCGGCGAGTGCTTCGGAAACGAAGGCTCCCATGCGCTTTTCATAGTCTTCGTTCGAGCATGGCCACGGTAGCTCCACGACATGGAGAGGAAGTCCGGCCGCCTCGGCTTGTGCTTCTAGGATTTCTCTGCGCACGCCATGCATGGCAACCCGATCAAAGGCGGCATTGACCGTCGTGACGAGTCCCACAACTTCGATGCTGGTATCTTGCCGCAAGACATGCAGCGACCAGGCACTGTCTTTCCCACTCGACCAGCTCAATAATGTTTTCAAACCATGCGCTCCGAGGCTATAGCCGTACCTGCATCAACTAACCCTTCCGGCCCAACGACGAAAGCCCAAGCTATGCCGCAGTACAAGTCCATCGTCGTGCTTACCGGTGCGGGGCTCTCAGCCGAAAGTGGACTATCCACATTTCGCGACTCCAGCGGCATCTGGTCGAGGTACGATTGGCGCGACGTAGCTACCCCGCAAGGCTTTGAAAAGAATCCCACCCTCGTTCACGATTTCTACAACATGCGCCGCCGTGCCCATGCGGATGTCAAGCCGAACGCCGCGCACCTCGCCCTTGGTAAATTGAGCCGCGAACATCCCGGAACCACCATCGTTACTCAGAACGTCGATTGCCTGCACGAAGCGGCTGGTACAGAACGGCTGATCCATATGCACGGCGAGGCGATGAAATCCTTGTGCGCGCATTGCGAGGATCGCCAGCCGTGGACCGGCGACATGTCAGTCGAAACGCTCTGTGCTGCCTGTGGCCAATCAGGCGGCATGCGGCCGGATGTCGTCTGGTTCGGCGAGATGCCCTATCACATGGAGAAGATCGGCAGATTGCTTCTGGCCTGCGATCTGTTCATTTCCATCGGGACCAGTGGAAACGTCTATCCCGCTGCCGGATTTGTCGCCGCCGCGCGCGAAGCTGGCGCTCACACCGTCGAGTTGAACCTCGAACCATCGCAGGGCGCGAGCCTTTTTGCCGAAGCGATCTACGGACCAGCAACGCAGGTCGTTCCTGCATTTGTCGCGCGCCTGCTCGCGACGAACGCTTAGCGTCGGAATATCGCCACCGCTTCAATGTGCGCGGAATAGAGAAATTGATCCACCGGCGTCACGCTTTCCAGACGGCATCCACCATCTATCAGTGTCCGAGCGTCACGGGCCAAAGTTGCTGGATTGCACGAGACTGCCACGACAGTCTTGACCTTCGACTTTGCCAGCATTCTTGCCTGCGCATCCGCTCCGGCGCGTGGCGGATCGAAAACCACGCAATCGAAATCGCGCAATTCTGTTGCCGAGAGCGGCTCGCGAAATAGATCGCGCACGCACGCCTCGACCGGTTTTAGACCCGTTGCCTTCTTCAATCCCGTGTTGAGTGCTGCGATGGCGCGCCTATCGCTGTCGGCCGCAAAAATTTTGGCGCGCTCAGCGAGCCTATACGTAAATGCTCCAACTCCACAGAATAGATCAGCCACCGCCTTCGATTTTCCCACGGCGTCGCCAATCAACTGCGCCAGAACGTCTTCCATCTCGGCCACTGCTTGCAAGAAGCCACCCGGTGGCGGCACAGCCTCCGCGCGGCCGAAGCGAAGTGACGGCGTCAACCCCTCGTAAACCGGATCACCATCGATGCTGACCCGCGCAATCCTCGCCGCAGACGCCACGTTAGCAATCGCGGCGCACAATTCCGGTGTCAGCTTCGCCGCCACATCCTCCAGAGCCACATCCAGCCCGCCCATCGTCCACGTTGCGATAACGCGCGTTTCGCCGCGTCGTGACAAGACTGGCGCCACCAGTTCTCTCATGGCCGGGAAGGCCGACACGATCTCCGGGCGCAGGACGCTGCACTCATCAAGATCGACGAGATCGTGTGAGCCGGATTTGTGGAAACCCAAAAGCACGCCAGAACCGATGCCGCGCGCGCTGAGCACCGCCCGCCTACGCGCCCCACGACAAGCAACGACGTCATTGAGCGGAGCATCTATGCCGCGCGCACGAAACGCGGCCGCAACTTGTTCCTTCTTCCACGCTAGATAAACCGGTTTATCCATGTGTTGAAGCGCGCACCCCCCGCAAACAGTAAAATGCCTGCAAGGCGGGACGACGCGATCTCCACTGCTCTTGAGGACATCAATAAGATGTCCCGCAGTGCCATCGACACTAGCGCGTATTCTTTCGCCAGCGAGGGTGAAGGGTACGAAGATGTTTCCCTCCTCAGTATCCGCAACGCCGTCTCCTTGGGCACCCACTCGGGTAATCTCGAATTCGCGAACCTCAGACATCCTTCAAAGCTCCGAGCAAGAACTCTTCATTGCCCGATCCACCTGCAATCGGGGAGACAACCACACCGCAGACGCGCCAGCCCGGCTGCTTTTCCACAAATGCACGCACATTTTCCACCGCTCGGGCGCGCGCCGCTTCATCGCGCACGATCCCGCCTTTGCCAATGTCGGCGGGCGTCAACTCAAACTGCGGCTTGATCAACGCCACCAGAAATGCCCCACGTGCCGCTAGTTTCATCGCTGCGTCCAGGGCCTTGATCAGCGATATAAATGAAAGATCTGCGACCAGCGCTTCTATGGGCGCGCCGACGTGAGAGGCACTAATCTGTCGAATATCGAATTCCTCGATACTCGTTACGCGGCAATCCGTGCGTAAGCCCTCATGGAGCTGAGCCCGCCCGACATCGACGGCATAAACGTGCTTTGCGCCCCGCTTCAGGAGAACTTGGGTAAATCCACCGGTTGAAGCTCCTGCGTCCAGCGCTACACGCCCGGACGGATCGAACCCGAACGCTTCGAGCGCGGCTTCGAGCTTTTCTGCCCCGCGCGACACAAACTCAGGTGTTCCGGTAGCAAGCGTGACCGAGGCTCCGGCAGGAACCGTCTGAGCAGGCTTCGCGCAAGGCACGCCATCGACCATGACAAACCCGCGCAGAATAAGGTCACGCGCCCGTGCTCGACTGCCAACAAGGCCCTCGGCAAGCATCCTGAGATCGAGACGGGTTGAAGCAGGCGCTGACATGGCCGTTGCATCACCCCTCGGGCGTCATCCGGTCAAGCCAAAAAACGAGAACATCCAAGATGTGCGGCGAAGAGATCAACTCGCGATGGCTTTTGGGGTTTCATACGTCTGACGCCTCAGCCTCTGCACGGCGTTAAGAAGCGCGAAAGGCGCCCCTGACAGCAGAACCTTCACATAGCGCTCATCCTGGAAATCGCCGTTGAGCGAGAGGCGCGGCAGTGCCGTGAGTTCATCGTAGTGATGGGTGTGGATCAGCCCCTTGCGCGTCGTCACAGCAGTTGCCATCCCCAGATCGCGCGCCATCTCGAACTCGCGTTCACCCGCTGAAGACTCGCAACCGTATGGATAACTGAAGTGGCGACATGGCTTGCCGAGTTCGTCTGCAATGCGCGCGATGCTCTCCGCCATCTCTTGGCGGGCCTTGGTCGCATCAAGCTTTGAAAGAGCATAGTGGCCCATAGTATGTGCCCCGATCGTAACCAGAGGATCGACCGCAAGCTCGCGCAATTCCTTCCACGTCATCACGAGATCTCGGCACAGGGCGGCCTTGTCGATGTTCGCCGCACGAGCCAACTCGGTCACGACGGAGCGAGCCTCGTGCTCGGGCAGATCACGTAGCCGCCAATAGATTGTATCGAAGGCCGATGTGCGCTGCGCGTCGGTTTCGAGATCATATTCGTGAATATCACCAGCCAAGTCGACCTCGACCCGCGGCAGACGGCGGAGGGCTTCCTCAAGCGTCAGCCACCATAAGTCTCCCTTTCCGTCCGCATAGTCGGCGGGAACATAAATCGTAAAGGGAACGTCGTGGCGGTTGAAAATCGGGTAGGCGTGATCACGATTGTCCCGATAGCCATCGTCAAGGGTAAAGACCGCGAAGGGACGTTCGCTGTCGCGCGACTTGAGCCGTTCTGGGACATCGTCGATTGAGATGCAGTCGAATCCGGCGGCCTTCACCTGGACAATAACGTTCTCAAGAAACTCGGGCGTGACTTGCAAAATCCGGTTGGGTGCGAAGCCTTCTTCTTGCTCAGGCCTAACGTGGTGGAGCATGAAAATTACGCCATTGCCGCTGGTAAACGGAGCAATTAGCTCATCGACCCCGGTGTAGTGCATAGCGCTCAGCGCCGCTTTCAGGAAGCTCCTGGAATTCATCAGCATTGTAATCGGCCAACTCACAGAATTTAGATACGCCGACCTATGGATCGACGAAGTAAATGCCGACTTGCAAGATGTGTGCGCACGACGGTAAATCCGCCCGTGGCATTGCCGACTTGGTTAACGATCTTGATATCAGAGTTTGCAGTCGGACATCAGGCCGCTTCACCGGCCACCTTGCGCGTGGCGCGCAGGAGCCGCTGCGTTGGCACGCCCGTCGGCACCGCGCGCGACATCGTCAGAATGTCGATGCCCGCGACCTCAAACCCCAGGAACGTTCCAGGCGCGTCCTGCAGGACGGTTGGCTTTTTCTTGGGATCCGGCAACAGGATGCCCGCGTCGAAGCGGCCCTCGATCGTCTCAAACAACATCCGCGCATCGTCATGCGCACCAGCGACGATGATGTGATCGTACGCCTCATCGAGTGCATCGAGCACGAGATTGAGCTGGTCGGGATCGATCTTATCGACCTGCTTGATCGGAGCGCCGCTGCCGATGAAGTGCACGCGGCTTTCTGGCAAACGCTGCACGATGTCCCCAAACGTCGCCTGGCCCGAGAGCAACTCCGAAAGCCCAACATCAGCTGACATTCCGGTCATGCTTGCTATGCCGGATTGTACACCGGGACTCCAATCGACGACGATAACCTGCCCCCCGCTCGCGCTGATCGCCTTACCCAACTCGATTGCGTCGCGCCCCACGTTCTTGACGTTGGGCGTTTCGCCCGTGACCAACGTGCGGAATCCGCCCTGGTCCGGTGTGGCGGCACTGAGGCGCGCTGAAATCTCAGCGACAGAACGCTCCCCACCTTCATTGCTGGGCTCGGATGCTGGGGCCGACAAGGCTGGAGCTTTTGTTTTTCCAGCCGCGGCGCCCGCCACCGCTTTAGGCGAAGGCTTGGCGCTCAGGGTCGGTTCGGCCTTCAACTCAACGGCTTCTTGAACCGGAACCGCGCTTGTGCCCCCGCTACGCGCGCCATCAAAGAGCGCCCGGGTGATCGTCCAGAACGTTCCCAGCAGGAGCGTGGCAAAAGCCAGCAAAGCCGCCGTCTGTCCCTTTTTCGGAGAGATAGGGAAGCTGGCCGGTAATGCCTTTGAAATGACCTGGGCTTCGACCGGCTGAGCCCGTGTGTCGAGGCGCTTGCGATTGGCTTCGAGCTGGGCCTGCAGATTATCAAGCTCGGTGCGCTTTGCTTTTGCATTGGCTTGCAACTGACGCAGCTTCGCCTCCTCGGGAGCCTGGCTCACGACGCGCGA encodes:
- the aroC gene encoding chorismate synthase; the protein is MSHNTFGHLFRITTWGESHGPAIGCVIDGCPPGIPLEADEIQAFLDKRKPGQSRFVTQRREPDEVRILSGVFTDDAGRQVTTGAPIALEIQNVDQRSKDYGDIAVKYRPGHADYTYDAKYGIRDYRGGGRSSARETASRVAAGALARKVVPGVTVRGALVQIGPHAVDRANWNWDEVGNNPFFCPDAKAAATWEAYLDKVRKDGSSVGAVIEVVAEGVPAGWGAPLYGKLDQDLASAMMSINAVKAVEIGAGMAAAALTGEENADEMRMGNDGKPHFLSNNAGGILGGISTGQPVMCRFAVKPTSSILTPRKTVDRNGKDTDVVTKGRHDPCVGIRAVPVGEAMMAIVLADHFLRHRGQCGS
- a CDS encoding ATP-binding protein codes for the protein MKTLLSWSSGKDSAWSLHVLRQDTSIEVVGLVTTVNAAFDRVAMHGVRREILEAQAEAAGLPLHVVELPWPCSNEDYEKRMGAFVSEALAAGVEAMAFGDLYLEDIRKYREDKLSGTGLKPLFPLWLRDTRALADEMIAGGLETWISVVDQKKLDASFAGRRFDASFLADLPVGIDPCGENGEFHSCVTAGPMFSKAVSVKTGETVEREGFAFADLELCH
- a CDS encoding NAD-dependent deacylase, which gives rise to MPQYKSIVVLTGAGLSAESGLSTFRDSSGIWSRYDWRDVATPQGFEKNPTLVHDFYNMRRRAHADVKPNAAHLALGKLSREHPGTTIVTQNVDCLHEAAGTERLIHMHGEAMKSLCAHCEDRQPWTGDMSVETLCAACGQSGGMRPDVVWFGEMPYHMEKIGRLLLACDLFISIGTSGNVYPAAGFVAAAREAGAHTVELNLEPSQGASLFAEAIYGPATQVVPAFVARLLATNA
- a CDS encoding class I SAM-dependent RNA methyltransferase, with protein sequence MSEVREFEITRVGAQGDGVADTEEGNIFVPFTLAGERIRASVDGTAGHLIDVLKSSGDRVVPPCRHFTVCGGCALQHMDKPVYLAWKKEQVAAAFRARGIDAPLNDVVACRGARRRAVLSARGIGSGVLLGFHKSGSHDLVDLDECSVLRPEIVSAFPAMRELVAPVLSRRGETRVIATWTMGGLDVALEDVAAKLTPELCAAIANVASAARIARVSIDGDPVYEGLTPSLRFGRAEAVPPPGGFLQAVAEMEDVLAQLIGDAVGKSKAVADLFCGVGAFTYRLAERAKIFAADSDRRAIAALNTGLKKATGLKPVEACVRDLFREPLSATELRDFDCVVFDPPRAGADAQARMLAKSKVKTVVAVSCNPATLARDARTLIDGGCRLESVTPVDQFLYSAHIEAVAIFRR
- a CDS encoding TlyA family RNA methyltransferase: MSAPASTRLDLRMLAEGLVGSRARARDLILRGFVMVDGVPCAKPAQTVPAGASVTLATGTPEFVSRGAEKLEAALEAFGFDPSGRVALDAGASTGGFTQVLLKRGAKHVYAVDVGRAQLHEGLRTDCRVTSIEEFDIRQISASHVGAPIEALVADLSFISLIKALDAAMKLAARGAFLVALIKPQFELTPADIGKGGIVRDEAARARAVENVRAFVEKQPGWRVCGVVVSPIAGGSGNEEFLLGALKDV
- a CDS encoding polysaccharide deacetylase family protein; amino-acid sequence: MNSRSFLKAALSAMHYTGVDELIAPFTSGNGVIFMLHHVRPEQEEGFAPNRILQVTPEFLENVIVQVKAAGFDCISIDDVPERLKSRDSERPFAVFTLDDGYRDNRDHAYPIFNRHDVPFTIYVPADYADGKGDLWWLTLEEALRRLPRVEVDLAGDIHEYDLETDAQRTSAFDTIYWRLRDLPEHEARSVVTELARAANIDKAALCRDLVMTWKELRELAVDPLVTIGAHTMGHYALSKLDATKARQEMAESIARIADELGKPCRHFSYPYGCESSAGEREFEMARDLGMATAVTTRKGLIHTHHYDELTALPRLSLNGDFQDERYVKVLLSGAPFALLNAVQRLRRQTYETPKAIAS